The Streptomyces sp. NBC_01298 genome contains the following window.
GTCCTTCAGGCCGTTGCCGGTGACGGTGCACACGATCTTCTGGCCGGGGTCGACCAGACCGAGGTCGACGGCCTTGAGCAGGCCGGCCACCGACGCGGCCGAGGCGGGCTCGACGAAGACGCCCTCCTGAGCGGCCAACAGGCGGTAGGCCGACAGGATCTGGCGGTCCGTCACCTCGTCAATGAAGCCGCCCGACTCGTCCCGGGCCTGCAGGGCGTAGTCCCACGAGGCCGGGTTGCCGATGCGGATCGCGGTGGCGATGGTGTGCGGCTCCTTGACGACCTCGCCGCGCACGATCGGCGCGGACCCGGAGGCCTGGAAACCCCACACGCGGGGCGTACGGGAGGCCAGGCCATCGGCCTTGTACTCCTTGAAGCCCTTCCAGTACGCGGTGATGTTGCCGGCGTTGCCGACGGGCAGCACGTGGATGTCGGGGGCGTCGCCGAGCGCGTCCACGATCTCGAACGCGGCCGTCTTCTGGCCCTCGATGCGTACCGGGTTGACGGAATTGACCAGCGCCACCGGGTAGTTGTCGGACAGCGCGCGGGCAAGGTCCAGGCAGTCGTCGAAGTTGCCGTCGACCTGAAGGATCTTGGCACCGTGCACGAGCGCCTGGCCCATCTTGCCCAGCGCGATCTTGCCGCGGGGCACGAGGACGGCGCAGACCATCCCGGCGCGCACCGCGTAGGCGGCGGCGGAGGCCGAGGTGTTGCCCGTGGAGGCGCAGATGACGGCCTTGGCACCGTCCTCCTTGGCCTTGGTGATCGCCATGGTCATGCCGCGGTCCTTGAAGGACCCGGTGGGGTTGGCCCCCTCGACCTTGAGGTGTACCTCGCAGCCGGTGCGCTCGGAGAGCACCTGGGCGGGGACGAGGGGAGTGCCGCCCTCGCGGAGCGTGACCACCGGAGTCGTGGCCGTGACCGGCAGACGGTCCCGGTACTCCTCGATGATGCCGCGCCACTGGTGGGTGCGATTGCTGCTCATGGGTCCTTACTCCCCTTCAACACGCATGATGCTGGCCACACCGCGGACGGTGTCCAGCTTCCGCAGCGCCTCGACGGTCCCGGAGAGGGCCGCGTCGGGTGCCCGGTGAGTGACGACGACGAGGGAGGCCTCGCCGTCCTTTCCCTGCTGGCGGACGGTGTCGATGGAGACACCGTGCTCCGCGAAGGTGGTCGCCACCTGGGCGAGCACGCCCGGCTTGTCCGCCACATCGAGGCTGATGTGGTAGCGGGTGACGACATCCCCCATGGGGCTGACCGGCAGCTGGGTGTAAGCCGACTCGCCCGGCCCCTTTGCCTCGGCGAGCTTGTTGCGGCAGACGGCGACGAGGTCGCCGAGGACCGCCGACGCGGTCGGAGCACCGCCCGCGCCGGGCCCGTAGAACATCAGCCGCCCGGCGGCCTCCGCCTCGACGAAGACGGCGTTGTACGCCTCGCGGACGGAGGCGAGCGGGTGGGTCAGCGGGATCATCGCCGGGTGGACGCGGGCGGTGACGGACTCGCCGTCGGCGGCGCGCTCCAGGATGGCGAGGAGCTTGATGGTGCAGCCCATGCGCTTGGCGGACGCGAAGTCGGCGGCGCTGACCTCGGTCATGCCCTCGCGGTAGACGTCGTCGAGGCGGACCCGGGTGTGGAAGGCGATGCCGGCCAGGATCGCGGCCTTGGCGGCGGCGTCGTAGCCCTCCACGTCGGCCGTGGGGTCGGCCTCGGCGTACCCGAGGGCGGTGGCCTCGTCGAGGGCCTCCTGGTACCCGGCGCCGGTGGAGTCCATCTTGTCGAGGATGAAGTTCGTCGTGCCGTTGACGATGCCCATCACCCGGTTGATCTTGTCGCCCGCGAGGGACTCGCGCATGGGGCGGACCAGCGGGATGGCGCCGGCGACGGCGGCCTCGTAGTACAGGTCCAGCCCGGCCGCCTCGGCGGCGGCGTGCAGCGCGGCGCCGTCCTGGGCGAGCAGCGCCTTGTTCGCGGAGACCACGGAGATGCCGTGCTCGAAGGCGGTGGTGATCAGGGTGCGGGCCGGCTCGATGCCGCCGATGACCTCGATCGCGACGTCGATGTCGCCGCGTTTGAGCAGCGCGGTCGCATCGGTGGTGACCAGGGCCGGGTCGATGCCCTCGCGCACCTTGGAGGGGCGGCGCACGGCCACGCCCGCGAGCTCGACGGGCGCGCCGATCCTGGCCGTCAGGTCGTCGGCGTGCGTCGTCATGATGCGGGCAACTTCCGAGCCGACCACTCCACAGCCCAGCAGCGCCACCTTCAGCGGACGCGTACGCATCATTCGACCTACGCCTTTCGATCTTCACAGCAGTACCTGGTGCGCGGTTTGCACCCCAGGTGTGAACCAGTCTCACTCAATGGACAACAGTTTCCACCCTCGGTCCATTGAGTGAGACACCTATTCGGGGGTCCGGGAGCCGTCCCCCAGAAGAATCCGCATCAGCCGACGTCGAGGCGCAGGAGATCCTCTTCCGTCTCCCGGCGGACGATGACACGCGCCCCGCCGTCCCGCACGGCGACGACCGGCGGGCGGAGCACGTGGTTGTAGTTGCTCGCCATCGAACGGCAGTACGCACCGGTCGCCGGGACCGCGAGGAGGTCCCCGGGGGCGATGTCGGCGGGCAGGAACGCGTCCTTGACCACGATGTCGCCGCTCTCGCAGTGCTTGCCCACGACGCGCACGAGCATGGGCTCGGCGTCGGAGGTCCGGGAGACGAGGCTGACCGAGTACTCGGCGTCGTAGAGGGCCGTCCGGATGTTGTCGGACATCCCGCCGTCGACGGAGACGTACGTCCGCAGGCCCTCGAGCGGCTTGACCGTGCCCACCTCGTACAGGGTGAAGGCGGTCGGGCCGACGATCGCCCGTCCGGGTTCCACGGAGATCCGCGGGGCGCGCAGGCCGGAGGCCTCGCACTCGCGGGCGACGATCTCGTGCAGGGCCTTGGCGATCTCGTGCGGCTCGCGCGGGTCGTCGGCGGAGGTGTAGGCGATGCCCAGGCCGCCGCCGAGGTCGATCTCGGGCAGCTCCACCCCGTGCTCGTCGCGCACGGCGGCGAGGAGGCGCACGACGCGCTTGGCGGAGACCTCGAAGCCGGCCATGTCGAAGATCTGCGAGCCGATGTGGGAGTGGACGCCGAGCAGCTCCAGGCTGTCGTGCCCCAGCGCGCGCCGGACGGCCTCGGCGGCCGACCCGTCGGCGACGGCGATCCCGAACTTCTGGTCCTCGTGCGCGGTGGCGATGAACTCGTGGGTGTGCGCCTCCACGCCCACGGTGACGCGGATCTGCACGGGCTGGCGCACGCCGAGCTCGCGGGCGATGTGGGCGACGCGGGCGATCTCCTGGAAGGAGTCGAGCACGATCCGGCCGACACCGGCCTCGATGGCGCGGGTGATCTCGCTCGTCGACTTGTTGTTGCCGTGGAAGGCGATCCGGGCGGCCGGCATCTCAGCCGCGAGCGCGGTGGCGAGCTCCCCGCCGGAGCACACGTCGAGGTTGAGCCCTTCTTCCTTGAGCCACTTCACGACGGCCTTGGAGAGGAACGCCTTGCCGGCGTAGAAGACGTCGGCGTCCGGCCCGAAGGCGTGCGCCCAGGCACGGCAGCGCGCCCGGAAGTCCTCCTCGTCGAGGAAGTACGCAGGCGTCCCGAACTCCTCGGCGAGCCGGGTCACTTCGATCCCGCCGACGGTGGCGACCCCGTGCTCGTTCCGGCTGACCGTCCGCGCCCAGACCTTCTCGTCGAGCGCGTTGAGGTCGGCGGGCGGCGGGGAGTAGTGGCCCTCGGGCAGGACGTCGGCGTGGCGGGGCCCGGCGGGGTGTGCGGAACGGCTCATCTCGGCATTCTCTCTTCGCAAATCATCCGGATCGCAGGCGAATCACATCGGATCACATACGTATCGCAGGCATCACAGGTGGTCGGGCGCGTCTACGCCGAGCAGGGCCAGGCCGCCGGCCAGCACCGTCCCGGCGGCTTCGGCAAGGGCCAGCCGGGCACGGTGGGCGGCCGAGGGTTTCTCGTCCCCCTTGGGCAGGACGTGGTACTGGAAGTCGAGCAGGGCGTCGGCGAGGACGACGAGCTGCCGGACCAGCCGCTCGGGCGCCCGGTGGTGCGCGGCGGCTTCGAGCACGAGCGGCTGGTCGCGCAGGGCAGCGAGCAGGACGCCGGCGCCATCCACCTCGCCCGGTTCCGCAAGGAACCCCAACTGCCCGGCGTTGCGGGTCAGCGCCCGCGCCCGGGAGCGGGCGTACCGCACCCGGAAGTACTCGCTCGACTCATCCTGGACGAGCAGCCACGCGGGAAACACGGGGGTCTCGGGCCCGGGCACGGACAGCATCGCCCAGGCGGCGGCGCCGGCGCCGAAACGGGCGCGGACGTCCCCGTCGCGCTTGGCGACGGGGGCGACGTTCGGGAGGTTCGGGAGGTTCGGGAGGTTCGGGAGGTCACTCCCGGAGGCTGCCGGTCCCTGACTCCTCCGGATCCGCTGCACGGCCGCGTGCACGACGCGCTCGCGCAGGGCCGCGGCGGGCACGCCGGCGAACTCGGCGGCACCGGGGGTCTCGGCAGGACCGGGGGTCTCGGCAGGACCGGGGGTCTCGCGTCCCTCCGGGGCGAATCCGTACAGGGCGGCGGCCGCACCGGCTCGAATGCTCCGTACGTACTCCCCGACCGAACCCTCGGCGAGTACGAAGTTCAGGAACCCGGCGCCGGTGATCTCCACGCGCTCGATCCCGTCCAGGCCCGCCAGCCGCGGGGCCAGCACCTCGGCCACGTCACGGGGCGCGACTCCGGCTCCAGCCCCCTTCGCCACCCCGAACGCGACGGGCGAGGCGTAGTCCCCCACTCCCCCGGGCCGGGTCCGCTCGACGACGACCCGCTCGGGCACGACCACACCGGCGGGCAGCTCACCGTCCTCGACGGCGCGGCGCAGGGCGCGCACGACGGAACGGGAGAGGTCGACGGGGGTCACGTGACCAGCCTAGGGGAGAAGCCTCCAGGTCACGCGAAGGGTTTCGCCATGTGAAATGCGACCCCGACGGAAGGGCGTGCCGGGCCGGTCGGGACGGGGGGTCATCCCCTCCCGGGGGTCATCCCCTCCCCCTCCCGGCGGGAGCGCCCTTCCTCTCTCTCCTGTCCCGGCGCTCGATGAGCCGGTGCACGACCCGCACGAGCTCCGCGGGCTCGAAGGGCTTCGCGAGGAAGGCGTCCACACCGGCGGCGATCCCGGCCTCGACCTCGTTCTGCGTACAGGCGCTCACGATCGCAAGAGGCAGATGCCGCGTCCTCGGGTCGGCCCGCAACTGCGCGGCTGCCCCGAACCCGTCCAGCCGGGGCATGACCACATCAAGAGTGATCACATCGGGCATCACGCGATGGACGACGTCCAGGCACTCGGCACCATCGTTCGCGGTCACGACCTCGAAGCCCTCCAGCTCGAGATTGACCTTGATCAGCTGCCGGATGACCTTGTTGTCGTCGACAACAAGCACCCGGCCCGAGGCGCCCGACACAACTCGAGAGTAGGTCGACCCCCGGCCCCGCGTCCGGGTTTTCGCCACTTCCACCCCCTCCGAGCGACCCGGCCCCCTCTCCCCCTCAATCCGTTCCTGATCACCACCGGGAAGCTGGTAGTGTTCAACCCGTCGCAGCAACACCAGCGACAGCGCCCCCGTAGCTCAGGGGATAGAGCAACGGCCTCCGGAGCCGTGTGCGCAGGTTCGAATCCTGCCGGGGGCACTCCGGAACAAGGCTCTGACCAGCGGAAACGCAGGTCAGAGCCTTTCTTGTTGATGTCAAACGCACACGGCCTACCCAGCCTTGAGCAATAAGTTCGGCGCTGAGCTGAACTGCGGTTTCCCCGCTCCATCCGGACCAAGTCCCCATGGCTCGATCTCACAGATCGCCCTACGTGGGACATCTGTGGGACGGCAGCCCGCTTTGGGTGCAGCCGTGACCCCGCCGCACTACGTACGCACGGCCGAAATCACCCTGGCCGGCTCGGCCTGCGACGTATGAGATCGCCGGCGCCGGGTTGATCACCGTGCGGTGACACAGATCGCCCCGCATGTTGCCAAGCGGCACTGGGAGTGTGTTGGACATCCGGATGACCAAGGGGGTTCTGGCGTGGCACGGGCTTGGACGGTACGGGGCGGGCAGTCTGGGGAACGGGAGCAGGCGGCTCTCTCCGAAGGACGGGCGATCGTCGGCTGGGAGGACCTTGGCGATCTCAGTGACTGTGCGTCAGCCGACGAGATCGGCGAGCTGCTGGCGAAAGGGTACCCGGAGGAAGCCGTCGGCACGATCGACAACTGGAAGCGCCAGTTGTGGCGATTCATCGCCATGGACATCGGCGACTACGTCGTGATGCCGCGAAAGCAAATGCCGGTCGTAGCACTTGGCAGGGTCACTGGACCTTACGAGTATGTACCCGAGTCCGCCTGGCTTCAGGCACACCCGCACGGTCGCGTGGGTGCGCCCCCTCGTGGAACGGGCGGCCATCCGCGGTGATCTGCGCGACAGCATGGGAGCCTTCCTCACCGTCAGCGAGCTGAGCCGTCGCGACGCGGCGAAGCGCGTCGAAGTGCTCGCCGAGACGGGCTCCGATCCGGGTTACGTGGGTGCCGTCGAGCCTCCGAGTGGGCCCGAGGACCTGGTGGGGGACGTCCAGAGCAGTGGTACACGCCAGTTGACCGCACGCGATCTCATCGGGCTGTGGGGGTGGCAGCGACGCGCGGCCGAGGTCATCGAACTCGTGGATCAGGAACTGGCCTCGCACGGGCTGCGAGTGGATCCGCACTTTACCGAGGTGCAGTTGGGCGGCTTGGTCACCGTCTCCGCCCAGGAGACGGCCAACACCGAGGAGTCGTCCGGGGCCGGTCCGATTGGCGGCAGCCGCGCAGCGGGAGAGAAATCCGACTCGGAACGGGCCACGGACCGCGATCTCACCTGGCGGATCGGCAGCCTGCCGTTCGTACGGGAGGTGTTCACGATACAGATCGGTGACCCGTTGAGCCACGCCGTCACTCCCATGATCGAGCACGACTTCTCCCAGCTCCCGGTCGTGGACCACAACAGCGTGCTACGTGGAGTTATCACGTGGGAGGGCATAGCCCGCGCCCAGCTCGGTGGCGGTAGGGCGACGGTCTCGCAGGCCATGGATCCGCATCCGGAGACGGCACGGGAACAGGAGGAGCTCTTCCGTCGGATCGACCGCATTCAAAAGAGCGGCTTCACCATCATCGTCGACGGCGAGAACTCCGTCATCGGCATCCTCACGTCCACAGACCTCGCAGGGCAATTGAAGGCACGTATCGAGCCGTTCACGCTTCTTGAGGAGTTGGAACGCAGGCTGCGCAGGCTAACCAGGCATTTCTCGACGGACGAGCTGCCCGCGAAGATCCGCAGAGCGCGGGAGCAGGGCCGCCAGTTCACCCTCGGCCAGTACGCCTTCCTTCTGGAGGACCCGCACTGCTGGGCCAAGCTCGACTGGCCGTACGACCAGCAGCACATGCTGTCGCGGCTGCGCATCGTCACGAAGTACCGCAATGAGCTCGCGCACTGGGCGGTCGACGCGCCGGCGGAGGACGCCGTAGCACTCGCCGCCACGGCCCGCCTGCTCAAGCTCCTCAAGGTCGTCGACCTGGATCCGGCGGTCTGAGCCGTCCCCGATACCTCGTCGGGGCCGTCGTATCGATACGGACGACGGCCCCGGTAGGGGCCTATCCGACTGTCAGCGGTGCGAGGAACCTGCTCGGCTCTCCGTGCCAGGTGATGGTGAGGGCGTCCCGGGCACGAGTGGCCGCGACGAAGAGGAGCGACCGGGCCCGTTGGAGCTCTCGCCGGTGCCGCACAGGGTCGGTGCGCTCCCACGCGTCCGCCGAGGAACGCGGTACGAGCCCTTCCGCGACACCGGCGATGATCATGCGGCGGTACTCCAGTCCCTTGAACCGGTACATGGTGCCGATGTGTACGCCCTCCTCGTGGCGCGGTCCGTCCTGTGTGATCTCCGTGGACTCGATGCCGCGCTGCTTCAGCCGATAGGCGACCTGGGTGACCATGTCGTTCGTCGGCACGCAGATGGCGGTGGCTTCACGGGGCACGTCGTGCCAGGCTCCAAGCTGATCCACCAGCAGGTCGAGCTCCTCGTCCCAGCTTCGGGCGCCCCGCAGGACGGGCTTCGGACCGTGGAGGACGGATCGATATCCGGCCAGATTGTCGGCTTCTCCGTCGAGGTCGTCGTAGTCGACGCCCTCCAGGACTCCCAGCGCGGAACGCAGGATTTCCCGGGTCGTGCGGTAGCTGAGGGTGAGCCGGGAGGACCTGCCCCGGATGTTGACTCCGAGGCTGCCGAGGGTGACCTGGTTGTCGTAGATCCTCTGGTGGGTGTCCCCGACCAGGAAGATGTCGTTGGACGTGCTCGGCACCATGGCGCGCAGCATTTTCCAGTGGGCGGCGCTGAGGTCCTGGGCCTCGTCCACCACGATATGCCGGTAGCGGTAGCGCAGCCAGGCACCGGAACCGGCCTCGACGTGGACGTTGTGCAGTCCGCCGCGTTCCTCCCGCTCCGCCTCACGCCTGTCGATCTTGGATTTGCGGGCCATTTCCAGCTGCGCGGCACGCTCCGCGACCTGGCGATGGGTCTCCAGGCCCTTGGTGTCCAAGCGTTGGGTGAAGCGCTCGGCGAGCTGCCAGATCTCGGCACGTTCCGCCCGGGACACGCTGCGCCCTCGTCCGGCACGCCTGGCCCGGAAATAGTCGCTGCGGGAGGCCACGGCCTGTCCCAGGATCACCTGGTTCCACTCGTCGCTGAGGAAATCGGCGGCCCACCGCTTCTCTCCCGCCTCCACCAGCAGGTCCCGCCATTCCCGCAGAGCCTGGGCATCGTTGATCCTGCGCTTGGAGTTCCCGGGATCGGCCTCGCCGACGACACGCGTGGCCAGCTGGTCCACGTGCTGGATGTCCACCCGGGCAAGGATCTCCGGGCCGCCCAGCGAGAGCAGCCGTGAGCGCAGGTCCGCGGCCAGGTTCTTGTTGAACGTGGTGAGCAGTACCGGCTTGGTATGGCCGGGCGGGAGCTGCTCCACCAGGTGCCGTACCCGGTGCAGCGCGACGATGGTCTTGCCGGTGCCGGGGCCCCCGCCCACGCGGGCTGGGCCCGAATAGGTGCGGTGCACGAGCTTGTCCTGGGTGGGGTGCAGGAAGATCTTCCAGCGGCCGAAGTCACCCTCTTCGAGGATGCTCTGCAGGGATTCGTCATCGGTGATGACGACCGCCTGGGAGCGGTCGACGGCGGCCTGCCAGTCCTCGTCGTCGAACTGCTCCGCGGGATCCACCGCGACGGGTGCGGTGACCTCTGCCTTGACCTGCTCGTACGGGACGCCGTCGCGCAGCCGCAGCAGCACCTCGCCCGTGTGCCGGGGAGCGTACTCGACGAGCCCGAGGAGTTCCTCGTCCGTGGTGAGCCTGAACACGACCGGGATGAGCGGCTCCGCGACACCGAGATCCGCCAGCTGCCGTGCGTCGTACGGGGCGAAGAGCAGCGGCTCGGCGGGCCCCGAAGGTGCGGCGGCGGGTGCCGGCGCGCCCGCGGGGGCCGCCGTCTCCCGGCGCAGCACGCTCTCCTCCACGACCTGGAGGTCCACGTACTCGATGGCACCGGTGATCTGGTTGATGCCGTACGCGAGCCGGTCCAGGTTCTGGTGGACGTGGCCGCGGTGCTTGACGGAGACGAGGAGCCAGTCGTTGCCGCCGAGGCGGAGCAGCAAGGCCCTGTACTCGCGGTTGACCCGTGCGGACCAGAGGCGGCCGTCGCCCTTGAGGGGCTTCAGGTCGAAGCCGCCGGCCTCCGGGTTTCGCCGGAAGTCGTGCTGGAACTTGTAGACCGCTCCGACGATCGCCCGGTCCAGCTTGACGATTTCCTTGTCCGCCTTGTCCAGCAGGCGCAGGGTCGCGCCTGCCGTGGGGGCGCCGGTGACGGTCATCCGTCGTTCTCCTCGTCTTCCTTCTCCGCGCTCACCGGGCCGGTCAGCAGAGCGATCAGTTCGTGGGGGTCCCAGTCGGGTGCGGTGCGGACCTGCCAGCCGGCCTCCGCATAGGCCTGGTCGCGGTCTTCGGCGTCCTGGTCCACGCCGTCGCCGCTGTCCGGCCGGTGCGCCAGGACCACGCCGATGCGCCGGTCCGGCCAAGCCAATTCGGCCGGCCAGGCGGCCTCTCCGAGTTCGAAGCCCGCTTCGGGTGCCGGCGCTCCCCCGTCGGCCAGCAGAGCCGCGAGTTCGGGCAGCCCCGGGTCGTCCACCAGGTACTCGATGATGTCGCCCCAGGCCGGATCCCGTTGGGCGGCTGGTGCGGCCGGTGCGGGTGACCCGGTCCCGGACTCCGAAGGCGCCGGTTCCGGCGTGTTCGCCCGCCGCTGGGAGGTCAGCCAGCCGGCTCCGCCGGTGACGGCGAGCTCCACCGGGTCGAAGCCGGCAAGCTGTCCGGTGGTCAGCTGGACCCCGTCGCCCTCGCCCTCGTTGAGGAACTGGAGCAGGTTGGTCCAGTAGAGCCACGCGTGCCAGCGACGGCGGTGGGCCGTCTCATCGGCGTTCAGGGTCTCCGCGCTGTCGTCGAGCACGGTGAGCGCCGTCCATGCCGCCCCCTTCTGTCCCTTGCGCAGGTCGAGCGCAATGGTCAGCGGGCAGCCGGAGGAGTCCCGGGTGGCCATGATCTGAACGGCACCCTGCCCACCGGACAAGCGCCGTCCGTTCAGGGCCTCGGCGAGCCGTGCGGCGATCTCCGGGCCGTCGGCAAGGGCCCGGCTGGTCGCCGAGACGGCAGCGAAGCCGGCGAGGGCGCTCTGGGTACGCCCCCGCCACAGCTCGGGGTCGGGATCGGTCAGGTAGCCGATCAGGGTCTCGACGGGGTTGGCCCAGACGAACCGACCGAGGTCACGGGTATCTCCTGCGTGGAGCCGCCGGTGGATGTCCGCGGCGGTCTTCTGCGCGGTGTTCTGGTAGGGCTGCCATACCGGGTCGGGCTGCGGCTTGCTGTCGCCCGTCCACACCTGTACGTCGTCCCACGTGAGCTGGAACACCTGCCAGCCCAGCTCGGAGCGCAGTCGGGTGCGCTTCGCCGCGTCGTCCGCGAGGCGGTTGCAGCCGGGGCTCGCGTGGTAGCGGTAGCCGTCGAGGTAGACGGCCACCCTCCGGTCGTCATCGGTGCTGCGGAACACCACATCGGGCCGGGTGAAACCGAGCGACGTCTGCGTCTCCATCTCCCAGCCGCGCACCGTTCCGTCGGGTGCCGTGAAGCGCAGCTTGATGTCCTGGCCGCCGTCCGCGGTGAGGGCCGTGCGGGCGCTCACTTCATCCTTGCGATCGGCCCACTCCAGCAGCCCGCGGCGGAAGAGCGCCTCCAGTTCGCTCTCTACCTGGTGGACCAGGGTGATGTCGCGGGTGGTGGCGACGGGTTCCGTGGCCCATGCGTCGCTCGTCCGGCCGAACAGTTCGCTGAGCATGTCCAGAGCGTGCTCGCGGGAGACGAGTTCGTATTCTCCGTTGCTCACGTGGCGCAGCAGGCACCGGTGGCAGGCGGGCCTTCCCTCAGCCACGCACACGCAGCCTTCGATGACCTCTCGGGCCTTGCGCAGGACGTCGCGCAGCCCGTCCGGCCCGGCCAGGCGGTGCAGGTATCCGGTGCCGCCGGGCAGCGTGTCGTACAGGACGAGGAAGTGCCGGCGAAGGCCCGAGTCCCCGCTGCCTTCGTCGGGCATGGAGTCGGGTACGACCGCCAGGTGATCGGGGTCGCCGCCGTAGCTGCGGGCGATGCCGGCCAGCAGTAGTGCCTTGAAGGAGACGAGCCGTTCCTGGGTGTGTGCGGTGACAGCGGGGATGAGGATGCGCAGGGCTTCGGTGCGCAGCTCGTGGGCGAGCAGCACCTTCACCCCCTGCTGGAGTTCCGGCCCGCCCCGCCTGCGGGGGCACCAGGGGCGGTGGTACCTGGCGGCCTTGGCCGCGTCGAAGGTGTCGTGGGCGGCGGGCGGACCGCCGTCCGGGTCGGCAAAGCCGCAGGCGTCGCAGACCCAGAAGGGGTTCAGCCGGACCTCGCGGCCGGCGAAGGCGGTGTCCGGTGCACCGTCGACACGCATGGCGCCCACGTTGAGGTGCCGGATGCGCGCCTGCCGGGTGAACTCCCAACCGAAGGTGGCGTGCTGGTGCTTCCACGCCTGCTCGATGTACTCCCGGTCGATGTCCACAGCCGGGACGACCGTGTAGTGGCGGCGTTCCCGTTCGTCGGAGTCGTCGCGCACGCGTACGTCGTCGCGCTCGTCCCTGGAGGTGACGCGGTGGGGCACCAGCACCTTGTGCAGGCAGCCGACGTCACCGATGGCCGGGGACTGGCAGCGCGGGCAGGCGCTCGCGTCCTGCTCGGCCCGGTGGGTGCGGATGTGGCCGCAGTCGGGGCAGATCCGCCACCACAGCCACGTCGGGCGTCCCGGACTGCCGATGTCGAGCCCGGTGATCTTGTGCTTGTAGCCCTGGGCGTAGAAGTGGTTCCCGGGGGCGAAGTCCCTGAGGGCGAGGCCGGCGGTGCGTTGGTGGCGGATCGTCTTGCTCTGTGTCTTGCGGCTGCCGTCGGCGGTCTGCTCGGTCCAGGTGAGGTTCGCCTCCAGCTCGGTCATCGAGTCGATGAGGCTGTAGTTGGGCAGCAGTCCGAGGTCCACCAGAGCACCATGCGCCGTGCCGCGACCGATCTCCTTGATCACTCCGACCGCGGCGCGACGCTCGGCGCGCAGTTCCCGGCCCTGCCGCTCGTGTTCGGGATCACCGGCGACCAGCAGGCCGTGCGCGCGGTCGATGGCTTCCAGTCGGTGCTGGGTCTCGGACCGGCGGACTTCCCACTGCTCGTGGGCGCGTTCGAGGGCTGCACCCAGTCCGTTCGGCCCGGGGTCGGTGGCGTAGGCCGTGAGGTCGGCCCGGGCCTGCTGGCTCACCCCGGTGCCGCGTTCTTCGTCGTGCGGGGGGAAAAGTGCCAGGAAGCCGCCCACGAGCCGTCCTCCGTGGGCGAGGACAGCCTCCGTGAACTCGGTCCGCCAGGAGGAGTCCCGGAACAGCTCGACCGCCAGGCGCGGCAGCGCATTGACCGGCCGGTCACCGGGGGCGGCAGCCGGCAGTCGCCCGGCGCCCGCAAGGTCGAGCAGGTGGGCGAGGTACTGGCGGCGCAGGATCTCGGAGGCCGACAGGTAGCAGCCGGGGGGCTGGATCTCCCCGGCGATCATCATCCGGGGGTCTTCCAGGTAGTAGCGGTCACGGGGACCGCGGTCGACCATGGTGAGCAGGTACGCGTTGCCGGTGGAGCGGCCCGCGCGGCCCACCCGCTGGATGTAGTTGGCCGGCCCCTTGGGCAGGGACCCGAGGATCACTGCGGACAGGTCTCCGATGTCGATGCCCAGTTCCAGGGTCGGCGTGCAGGAGAGCACCTGCGGGTTGGCGTAGTGAACGTCCGTACCGTCCCGGAACGCCTTCTCCACCGCCTCGCGCTTGGCCCGGCTGAGG
Protein-coding sequences here:
- the thrC gene encoding threonine synthase; this encodes MSSNRTHQWRGIIEEYRDRLPVTATTPVVTLREGGTPLVPAQVLSERTGCEVHLKVEGANPTGSFKDRGMTMAITKAKEDGAKAVICASTGNTSASAAAYAVRAGMVCAVLVPRGKIALGKMGQALVHGAKILQVDGNFDDCLDLARALSDNYPVALVNSVNPVRIEGQKTAAFEIVDALGDAPDIHVLPVGNAGNITAYWKGFKEYKADGLASRTPRVWGFQASGSAPIVRGEVVKEPHTIATAIRIGNPASWDYALQARDESGGFIDEVTDRQILSAYRLLAAQEGVFVEPASAASVAGLLKAVDLGLVDPGQKIVCTVTGNGLKDPDWAVAGAPQPVTIPVDAEAAAIRLGLV
- a CDS encoding homoserine dehydrogenase, which translates into the protein MRTRPLKVALLGCGVVGSEVARIMTTHADDLTARIGAPVELAGVAVRRPSKVREGIDPALVTTDATALLKRGDIDVAIEVIGGIEPARTLITTAFEHGISVVSANKALLAQDGAALHAAAEAAGLDLYYEAAVAGAIPLVRPMRESLAGDKINRVMGIVNGTTNFILDKMDSTGAGYQEALDEATALGYAEADPTADVEGYDAAAKAAILAGIAFHTRVRLDDVYREGMTEVSAADFASAKRMGCTIKLLAILERAADGESVTARVHPAMIPLTHPLASVREAYNAVFVEAEAAGRLMFYGPGAGGAPTASAVLGDLVAVCRNKLAEAKGPGESAYTQLPVSPMGDVVTRYHISLDVADKPGVLAQVATTFAEHGVSIDTVRQQGKDGEASLVVVTHRAPDAALSGTVEALRKLDTVRGVASIMRVEGE
- the lysA gene encoding diaminopimelate decarboxylase, coding for MSRSAHPAGPRHADVLPEGHYSPPPADLNALDEKVWARTVSRNEHGVATVGGIEVTRLAEEFGTPAYFLDEEDFRARCRAWAHAFGPDADVFYAGKAFLSKAVVKWLKEEGLNLDVCSGGELATALAAEMPAARIAFHGNNKSTSEITRAIEAGVGRIVLDSFQEIARVAHIARELGVRQPVQIRVTVGVEAHTHEFIATAHEDQKFGIAVADGSAAEAVRRALGHDSLELLGVHSHIGSQIFDMAGFEVSAKRVVRLLAAVRDEHGVELPEIDLGGGLGIAYTSADDPREPHEIAKALHEIVARECEASGLRAPRISVEPGRAIVGPTAFTLYEVGTVKPLEGLRTYVSVDGGMSDNIRTALYDAEYSVSLVSRTSDAEPMLVRVVGKHCESGDIVVKDAFLPADIAPGDLLAVPATGAYCRSMASNYNHVLRPPVVAVRDGGARVIVRRETEEDLLRLDVG
- the nrtL gene encoding ArgS-related anticodon-binding protein NrtL; translation: MTPVDLSRSVVRALRRAVEDGELPAGVVVPERVVVERTRPGGVGDYASPVAFGVAKGAGAGVAPRDVAEVLAPRLAGLDGIERVEITGAGFLNFVLAEGSVGEYVRSIRAGAAAALYGFAPEGRETPGPAETPGPAETPGAAEFAGVPAAALRERVVHAAVQRIRRSQGPAASGSDLPNLPNLPNLPNVAPVAKRDGDVRARFGAGAAAWAMLSVPGPETPVFPAWLLVQDESSEYFRVRYARSRARALTRNAGQLGFLAEPGEVDGAGVLLAALRDQPLVLEAAAHHRAPERLVRQLVVLADALLDFQYHVLPKGDEKPSAAHRARLALAEAAGTVLAGGLALLGVDAPDHL
- a CDS encoding response regulator, which gives rise to MEVAKTRTRGRGSTYSRVVSGASGRVLVVDDNKVIRQLIKVNLELEGFEVVTANDGAECLDVVHRVMPDVITLDVVMPRLDGFGAAAQLRADPRTRHLPLAIVSACTQNEVEAGIAAGVDAFLAKPFEPAELVRVVHRLIERRDRRERKGAPAGRGRG
- a CDS encoding CBS domain-containing protein; amino-acid sequence: MRPLVERAAIRGDLRDSMGAFLTVSELSRRDAAKRVEVLAETGSDPGYVGAVEPPSGPEDLVGDVQSSGTRQLTARDLIGLWGWQRRAAEVIELVDQELASHGLRVDPHFTEVQLGGLVTVSAQETANTEESSGAGPIGGSRAAGEKSDSERATDRDLTWRIGSLPFVREVFTIQIGDPLSHAVTPMIEHDFSQLPVVDHNSVLRGVITWEGIARAQLGGGRATVSQAMDPHPETAREQEELFRRIDRIQKSGFTIIVDGENSVIGILTSTDLAGQLKARIEPFTLLEELERRLRRLTRHFSTDELPAKIRRAREQGRQFTLGQYAFLLEDPHCWAKLDWPYDQQHMLSRLRIVTKYRNELAHWAVDAPAEDAVALAATARLLKLLKVVDLDPAV